The sequence ACTGAAGCTCGACAGCTCCGTGCTCATCCCCCGGCCCGAGACGGAACATGTGGTTGATGCCGCCCTGGATTTCCTCATGGAGGGTGAATGGGCAGCGCCGCCAGCAGTGCTCGACCTGGGTACCGGCAGCGGCGCCATCGCCATATCCCTGGCGGCGGGATTCCCAGAAGCAGCCATCATCGCTTCTGACGCCAGCGCCGAAGCCATCGAGCTTGCCCGGCAGAACGCTGACGCCGCGGGAGTGGGGCCGAGGATAGAGTTCGTCCACTCGGACATGTTCGAAGACCTCGATCCTGTCGCCACCTATGACCTGATCGTCTCCAACCCGCCTTATATCTCCAGGGACGAATGGGAGACGTTGCCGCGGGACGTGCGTGATTACGAACCCCGCGAAGCGCTGTACGGCGGCGATGACGGACTCGACTACTACCGGGTGCTGGCAGACCAGGCTCCCCAGTTCCTCAAGCCGCGAGGCGGCCTGATCCTTGAGATCGGCGCCGGCCAGGGCAAGGCGGTCACGGAAATGCTGGCGGCGACTGGAAAATTCCGGGCAGCCGGAGTATTGCAGGACTATGCCGGGCTGGACCGCGTCGTGGCGGCCCAGCGGATGTGAGCAGTTTCTTGACTCTCAACGGAGGCAATAACATAATTCAGGTCGTGGCCGGGTTCATGCCGCGGAGGGAACCAGCTTTCCTCTGTTTTATTGTGCCTGTAAAACCCGGTCCCGTATCAGCACATCTATTATTGAAAGGGGTTACTTTGCGCAGCTCTTCCCCGGAGATTCTCCCGATGCGCGAGGAGAAACATGGCTGCGTTTAACAAGGCCGCTGCCGGCAGGAATGCCCGTTCCCTGATTGAGAAGGGCGTCAGGCAGAACGAACAACGCAATTTTCAGCAGGCTCTCACTTCTTTCGACAAGGCGCTGGACGCCAGCGAGAAGGAGGTCGGCTCACTCCGCCGCAAAGAGGCAAAATACCGGGACGCAGGCCATCCCGAGAAAGCCATGCGCTGTTTCGACCGCATCCGTGAGATCGAGAAGCAGGATGCCATGGTCTGGTTTTACAAGGGCACGAGTTACAGGAACCTGAACCGTTTCACCGAGGCGCTGACCTGCTATGACAAGGCGCTCCAGTTCGATCCCTGGCACGCGGAGATCTGGTTCAACAAGGGAGTCAGCCTCCACAGCCTCGAGCGGTTCGAAGAAGCAGTCGCCGCCCTTGATGAGGCCATCGAACTAGATCCCCGCGATGCCGCCGCCTGGTTCAACAAGGGAGTCAGCCTCCACAACCTTGAGGATTTCCAGGGAGCCATCACCTGCTACGAGAAGGCGATCTCCCTCGACCCCCGCGATGCCGCCGCCTGGTTCAACAAGGGAGTCAGCCTCCACAGCCTGGAGCGCTACAGGGCCGCCATCGAATGCTACGAGAAAGCGATTGAACTGGACCCCCGGGATACTTTTGCCTGGTTCAACAAGGGGGTCTGCC is a genomic window of Actinomycetota bacterium containing:
- the prmC gene encoding peptide chain release factor N(5)-glutamine methyltransferase, which gives rise to MGAPPTITDLLGKSTAWLKERGSTSPRLDAELLLAEVLGMNRVELYVHFEQPLNPDEVDRYRELVRRRGEAEPVAYILGRGFFRSHELKLDSSVLIPRPETEHVVDAALDFLMEGEWAAPPAVLDLGTGSGAIAISLAAGFPEAAIIASDASAEAIELARQNADAAGVGPRIEFVHSDMFEDLDPVATYDLIVSNPPYISRDEWETLPRDVRDYEPREALYGGDDGLDYYRVLADQAPQFLKPRGGLILEIGAGQGKAVTEMLAATGKFRAAGVLQDYAGLDRVVAAQRM